The Arachis ipaensis cultivar K30076 chromosome B10, Araip1.1, whole genome shotgun sequence DNA window GTCTTTGATTTCTCTGTTGAGGAACCTACCTTGGTCCCTGCTTCTCTTGATCCTCATAATCAAGATGTCACTCATTGGCATAATCAATGGCCTCATTATCCACCATACTTGAGGttattcattattattttaaGAAATAACTAAACTAAGATTAAAAGGCCTTAGCACATAGCATTGATTAGTCTCATATTTATAACCCTTTTTGTTGTACAGAGAGGTATGCCAAGAATATGCTAAGGACATGGTGAAACTAGCATTGGAGTTGATGGAACTTATTGCTCTGAGCTTAGGTTTGCCACAGAAACGGTTCCATGAGTTCTTCAAAGACCAAACAAGCTTTATAAGGCTGAACCATTATCCACCATGCCCTTCACCACACCTTGCTCTTGGAGTTGGTAGGCACAAGGATTCTGGTGTGTTAACCATTCTTGCTCAGGATGATGTTGGTGGCCTTGAAGTGAAGCGAAAATCTGATGGCGAATGGGTTCGGGTTAGGCCTACTCCGAATGCTTATATCATTAATGTTGGTGACATGATTCAGGTACTAATTCACTAATATTGAGTCAAAGTGATCTTGAATATTGATCTGAATAATTAGAAATAATGTGGCATCATTGTAAGAATATAAAGTTGTGTATTGTTGTTGCACAGGTTTGGAGCAATGAAGCATATGAAAGTGTTGAGCATAGAGTTATGGTGAATTCTGAGAAAGAAAGGTTTTCAATTCCATTCTTTTTGAATCCTTCACACTATACCATGGTGGAACCATTAGAGGAGCTGGTAAATGAGAACAACCCTGCCAAATACAAGCCTTACAATTGGGGCAAGTTTTTAGTCACTAGAAAGCACAGCAATTTCATGAAGCTTGATGTTGAAAATATTCAAATTTATCATTTCAAGGTTTAGATGAAGAGAGGGATTATGGAAAACATGTTATGCTTCATTTACTTAGAAATAAGCAATGCTGATGTATATTTTTTACCTGTCTTgaataaaattagcaattttgaAAGTAAATCAACAAATTTGATAACCACAGCATTGCTTTGTTTACGCATTAGTTTGAATCTCATGGCAAGTACAATACTTATTTCAAGGAAATAAAATGACTAGGCTTTAATTTTATAATGTTCACAATGCAAGAAGTAGTAACAGGCTTTCAAACCATGTTTGTTAATAAACAGCATCTGTGTTTAACACAAGGCACAATTAATTGTTTGAGTACAAATAGATATCAGGAACTCTTAAATTCATTCAATGAAAATGAGTGTATGTTACAATAAGAGCAGTACTAATAGAGCTTTGAATTGTGATAATCCTCGTTTTAGATAGATAAAGTGTGCTTCCAAAACAAGAGGGAAACACAGTAGGTGATACATCAAAGTTTATGATATCACATCACAAGATCACAGAACAATATACACAAAAATGGGAAGTTTGAACAATAAATTCCCGTACAATATGCCTATCTCAATGAACACACATGCCAATTCATACCCAACCTCCTATTACCATGTTGCGTCTCGAATAGCCACAACCATATTACATAATAACCAACCTGAAATCAAATGTAGGAAAATCTTTCACATGAAGCAAGAAATAAAGCAATCTCCACTGTGCCTTGAAATAACCTACCCAGCAACTCTACCCGCTCCCTTCGGCATGGCCATCAGGAGGGGGAGATGCCACAAAACCATATATGGATCCAACTAGTCAAGTAATCGTTATCACATGAAGCCAGATAATGCTCTTGCTT harbors:
- the LOC107620756 gene encoding protein DMR6-LIKE OXYGENASE 2, which produces MGEVDPAFIQDPEHRPKLCFSEAEGIPMIDLSPSREKEKDPSALDRLVKEIGSACKEWGFFQVINHGVPLDHRHKVEAAAREFFGESKEEKNKVRRDAVKVLGYYDTEHTKNVRDWKEVFDFSVEEPTLVPASLDPHNQDVTHWHNQWPHYPPYLREVCQEYAKDMVKLALELMELIALSLGLPQKRFHEFFKDQTSFIRLNHYPPCPSPHLALGVGRHKDSGVLTILAQDDVGGLEVKRKSDGEWVRVRPTPNAYIINVGDMIQVWSNEAYESVEHRVMVNSEKERFSIPFFLNPSHYTMVEPLEELVNENNPAKYKPYNWGKFLVTRKHSNFMKLDVENIQIYHFKV